Part of the Anopheles coluzzii chromosome 3, AcolN3, whole genome shotgun sequence genome is shown below.
ttttgtctttctctTTGTGCGTGCACCTTGGCACCAGGCCATTGTTTCGAGGGCCTACTCCAGCCGACATCGGACGACtttgactccgactccggacaactccagatgactccgggcGACCGAAGCGATAAAACGATAACCGTTAAGACAACGAGAGGATCATGACAAGATGAGCACGGCAAAGCTTGAAAGGATATTCCAGTGTATGGTTCATGGTGAGGGATTGTGTGTTGATAATGTAGTTAATAAAGGTTTTTACGTGGGGCATCAACATAGGATACATCAGAAATTTGGAAATTAACATTTATCCTTAAAACTTTGAAGGAACTAGTCCCAAACTTACGAAATTCTTTGAATTGAACCATACGATGCTGGTTCGTACCACCTGACCTGAGGTCCAGCAATCTAATAAACTGTAAGAATTAGGTATGAATATCAAATGAATCATTCCCTGTGATTCATACCTATAACAGTTCTTGGAATAAACTTATAGTAATTAACGACGAGCTAACGGAGTTCTTGCCATCCTCTCTTCTGCATGCGGAAGACAACACTCACGAATCATATATCTTTAGAGCAAATAATTGATTCTGCAAAGAGATTGGAGAAGCTATTTAAGATTCGCAAATCCTCGAGGACGACTCTTCTAGCTCCGGTTCGAGTTTAGCTGGTTGACCAGAATGAGGATCAAATGACGATCGAAGAGATATTTGCGATTCCTTGTTCGATTTTTAAAGATTCTTCCATCCGAAGCAGAATTCTTTCAATCCTCTGGGGGTCCTCGGGGGGTCCTCTGGGGGTTCTTCAACACTTGTTGAAGAAAGCTGGAATgcctaaaaacaaaattattagCAAAGAGGTGTAGAGATCTCGTTGGTCGTCCACATAGCTCGTATACACGATCTTCAGAAGGCTCCAGAGCATCACCGTTACAACACGTGATATTATCCATTCCATATTCATTAATCCTCCAGAAGCACGctgttttcattcttttttgtatattataattatatcgcttttttttttcttctttattaTTTACTTCCTTTTTGTTCGTCGTCATACTATTGTAACTGCTGCTTCTCGTCTTCCACCTTCACTTGCACTACTCTTTTATCGCGCACGCGCTTCTTCCCCTCTATGGTTCGAGACAGCTTCGACAGTGTTGCGCGCGATCGGCTTTCGATTCTATTTCCGCCGTGTATTCCAATATAATACATATTAAACTCAAGCGTTCCTGACAAACTGACAATTATATATGCatttgttgctactgctgctgctgcttctgctaccGCGCTACCGTCTCTGCTTCCTAGCTAAATGAGAAGAGGGAACAAGAGAGCGGAGCCGCCATCCTCGGTGTGCGCGCGGTTTTTGCCGCTCTTAATCTCAGAAATCTCATAGCTTTAATTATGTCTGCCCGGCGTTTGTCTTCTCTGTCTGtggatgagtgtgtgtgtgtgtattaataATTCCTATTCCACTACTTTCCAAGTGCACACGAAGTTCCCGCGCGTCAACGACGACAATGCGATGCGATGGAGAACTTCGGAAACTTCGCGCGTTGATGCGGGAAGcatgtttatttattgcattCCATGCAGGCCACCTTCTCCATTTTGCTCTTTTCGATACCATCTGAACGTCTCACCCACATTCACAATGAAAGCTCTTTCGCGCTTTTTGCTAATGCAAACTGGATTCATATGCTGCCATTTTCATCccgcttttcttttgttttgtacttTGCATTCCCCTAATGGCCACAGCAAACTCCAAACTCCCTTCCGCCAAAATGGTATCCTTTCCAATGCCCTGTCAGCTTATTCCCCGCACACTGCCGTCATCGTACAGGAAGAAACGTGTTTCGGTAGCGTGGACGACTGTGTCAATGTGTGCTGCGATGCAAAATGCCAGTAGTGAGTGTGTCCCAACGGGTTTTCGAAGCGATATTAGTAGTACTGGTAGGTAGTAATAGTaattgtagtagtagtagttgtagtgGTAGCATTAAACGTACTGTTTAGGCGGTCTTATATAGATTCATACAAAAGCTCTAGCCTATAAACGGGAGCCGGGGATCAACGGGGTGCTTTTAGAAGGTTCTGATATTCGAAACTGCACCTTCATCCCTTTTTGTCCCTTGCTGTTCTCACAACACGCTCATGCGAGTTGGTGCATAggagacaaacacacacgcggaaGGTGATGAATTTGGCCTTGCGGACTTCGTATTCAACGGGGAACAAGGAGAAACTGAAGCCCTGCAAGAGAGAAGCACGCCTCTGTTACTCTGCACACATCGCCTACCATCGTCGTTACAAACATTTCTTCCATAACTTTCTTCCCACACACTTTTGCATTCGGATTTCACTTtatcactcacacactcacaacacacagacacgcacgcACTTGCATTATCATGCAATCATTCAGGCGCAATCCTTACACACACTTGCTTATTGCTCGTCATGTTTAACTGGTACAGCGATTTCGGACTCCCCCATCGGTCCTTTTTCTCCTCCTCGTCCTACACATCCAACAGTATTCTTGGCCTACTTTTCTGATATTTCATCCGCactcttctctttctctcccgctCTGTGTCTTAAACTGTATTATTAGTAATATTAATTATTGATTCTTCTCCTTTTCCCGAGGGTAAGGGGGGAGGGCATATTTCATCGGTAGAAGCGTTTGCCGATAAAATTAGCGTCCGGATTTAATGGTTAATAAATACAGTACTGTCGATTATATGAATTTACAACGGCGGAAGGAGGGATTCTACTTTGCGGTTtgtatgcttgtgtgtgtctgcgtgcGTGGAGGGGAATTGGGTTTAATATGTAAAGTGAGATTGTTTTCCCTCCCACAACAGAAACGGAAGATTATTGCCACCGGGTtataatgcaacaaaaaaacaaacatttcaatAAAGCTACACTTCACTTCACAATTCTACTAGCCGGACAGTACACAGACACTCAACAACACCCCTGCACTGACCAAAACCGCCCAAAACCCCGCTTCTGGCTGGTGCGGACCATTTTGCAAATGTTTTAGTAATAAATAATATCTATAAACaacagaagagaaaaaaagaaacatgggggtgtgtgtgggcgTTGTCTCCTTTCATTTCTTGTTAACTAACGGTACACTAACGATATAACGAGATAATTTTTTTGCCCCATTTTCGCTTGGCTTCCTCTCAGACGGGCGTTGCActtcaacacaaaaaaaaaacaaaaggtaaTAGTAAAagataaagtaaaaaaaagaaaccggaAAACTAACCATTTCTGAACAACAATTTAATCCTGCAgcaacacattcatttatATTTCACTACTACTACGCGCACTCCCTTTTCCTGTCTCTTGTTTCGTGTCTCCCTCTTCCGTGGCAAAAGGTGTTGTTACCGAGTCGGGATTGCTTTTCGAGCTAAATTAATGCCCCTTGTGTGGCTGGCATATCTCTCTCTATAACCTACAGATTGCGACGCTCAAACCAAGCATTACGAACGACCGATCAGAAAGTAGCAAACTATGGCCAAGACTGGCATGATGCAGGCCGCTATCTGCAGTGCCAACCAGTGCCGGGATTGGCTCAGGTCCTGGgacagctgctgcagctgctgcttcagCCGCACGTGCTCCTCGCTCAGGTGGGAGTACTTCTCCTTGAACGCGATCAGTTCCTCCTCCCGCTGCACATCCGGATGGTTGATCATGGCCAGCTCGTAATCGATCGCGCTCGTCCCCAGCTGCTCCTCCTTACCGTCGCCGGTGGCATCGTCCGCGGGGTAAGCCATCAGCAGAGCACTGCCCCCATTGCGGCTACCTTCGCACGGTTTGTCCGTCACACTGACATCGCGGGGTGCTGCGGCAATGGGATCAATGACCATGTCCAACACCGGCGCATTGTACAGGGCGGTCGCTTCGATGGTTTCCGTCTTCTCGTCATCGtcctcgtcatcgtcgtccaGATCGTCCAGATTGGAGCAGATCGACGCGTCGCCTCCATCGCCACTCGTATCGGTCGCATCGGACGGGGCCGCGGCCGCTAGAGGTAGATCTGGTACGGGCATActcggcaccaccaccacaggcACCTCGGGAGGCGCGTCGGTTTGCGTTTCCACGTCCACCATCGGTACCGTGGGTATTAGGACGGGCGAGGGCATTTCCGCCACCGGTGCATTGTCCGTCACCACCAGCAGCGTCgtcggcatcatcatcagcgttTCTTGCGTTTGCTGGTGGTGGGGTTGCTCCTCCTTCACTGCGTCCTTTGCcgttgattccgattccggcgTCGAGGAGGACTTTTCCGTCGGTTCGGTGGCACTGGTTTGCAGCAATTCCTGCTCTTCCTTAACCACAACCGAAACCGTTTCCTCGGCGGATGGCTGAGTGGCTGAGGCTGctgccgccgtcgccgccgccgctgctgccgcagcTGCGGCCATTGCACTGATCTTTTCGTTTTCGATATTTTTCTGCTTCAGCAGCTCGATCTCCATGCGCTCCATCTCTAGCTGACAGCGATCGTTGAGCGTGCGCAGCTCATCTACCTCGCTCCTTAGCGTCGAAAGGTTCTCGGCGAGGCTATCACAAAGCTGCTGCTTCTGATCCAGCTCGTCCTGTTTCGGTCGGCTTTCCAGTTCCGCCTTGAACGCCAACAGCTGTGAAGGGAAACACATTTTGAAATAGTTGTATGATACTTTCATTCGTAACGAACttgtaatttaataaatcaGTGAATCGGAATCACAAAGACAtttgaataaagcaaagtCTAATAAATTGGCTGTCCAATTTTAAAGtaagtttttttaaatcattaatCTTGGAAGGtagattttttattctttaaaGAATCGCGAATTGATCTCTAAAATAGCTCAAATTCAGAAATGATCATGAATTTAGAAAGTGTAATCATTTTATAACTCTCAAAGTTTCGTGAATGTTGAATCCAGAATATTTTTACGATAGACTCTCAGatatctttaaaaatgaatcaaagTCTTCAAAAACGAATCACAAGTTCTCAAATAATTATGAATTGGGAAGATGATTCTCGTGATTCTtttgaaagattcatgaattttgaATCATAATTCGTATCAAACAGATTAATGAATCAAAGGAGATGAATTTATATTCAGTGTCACAAATAACCATTAATTTAGAATGATGAATCACGTGAACCGTCACGAAGAAAGAGTCTTACACTATTAGATCTCGAGATTCAACTACATGAGTCAATTCATGTTTTGAATGACTCTTTAGTAAAGCATCGCTTTGGCAAATCTTTTCCCAACTGTCTCTCCGAGCAGAATGGCACAGAGAAAACAACGCAATACGATCACTTACCTCCGTCTCCAGCTCGTCGTACTTGGCTTTCTGGATGATCTGTTCCGATTGTTTCTGCGCTATCGTTCGCTCGACCTGCCGCAACAGCGTCATGCAGTCGTTCTTGATCAGCCGAATGTTCCGCTTCAGCACGTTCTGATTGATCTGATCTGCTGCCTGGCCGCCGTACGGCGGAGCAGCGGCCGTCGCGGGTACCGTCGTTGCACCGCCTCCAACAACCGTTTCCTGTCCCTCCGGCACAGCTCCACCCTGTTCGCTTTGCGTCGTAGCGCCAACACCGGCATCCTCGCCATCCCCAGCACCGTTGCGATTGCTGGTGGGACTGGCACTGTTCACATCGTTCTGATTGCCATCGCATTCCACCGGCAGCAGCGTCGCCGCCGGTCCATTTTCTGCTCCACGCACTAGCGTGCTTGCGTCTCCGGCGGGTGCGTCATCATCTGGTTGTGCATCACCGGCCGGGATCGTTGTCGCATTGGTTGTCCCCGTCAGCTCGATCGGGTCCGTTGTATCGTTCTCTAGATCGTTTGAGTCGCCTGATTCTgtgaggaagaggaggaaaaaaatgattaagTTCTGCATTTTAAAGCGTAAAACATCAcaaagtttctttttttaccattttccgACTTTAGATCTCCTCCGAATAGTAGGGTGAAATTTTTCTCAAGCGTATTAATGCGTCGTTGCAGCTTCGTCAGTCCTTCCGTGTAATCACTACCGGTAATCTCGCTTTCCTGCTTTGGTACAAGAGAACAGGATTAAGTTCAGACACTTAAAATCAGACACATCGCGGGTTTCTCTCCTCCACACTACTTACAGTATCATTACAAATGGCCTTAATTATGTCTTCAGATCCTTCCAGTTTCTTAATATCTGAGTTCTTCAACCAGTTCGACATGGCCGAACTGTGtatctgctgttgctgttgctgctgctgctcatcgtCTGATGATCCGATCTACAGTGGTGAAAGTTTCGCTTAGAACACAGTTGTACTAATAAACGAAAGAAGGCTCAAGCTTACCGCATAAACGTCAACGAAGTGGTCGAGCTTGTGCGTGAGACTGGTGATTTCGGACTCTTTCGCCTTCAGTTGCTCCTCGCTCGACGCCACCTTTTCATCGTACTGGCTCTTCAGCGTATCCATACAGACGGTCATTTCCTGCGTGAAACACGTCCAACAAACGCCGTATGTAACACTCTGCTATTCGTGACTGTATCAATTTCAACTTACCTGCAACTGCTGCTTCGTTTTGGTCAGCTGCTCCCGCAACAGCGAACACTCATCCTCGCTGGTGCAGAGTGCTTTCTCGAGCGAGATCTGCTTGTGCACCGCTTCGTGCCGCTCCTGGTGCAGTTTGTACATAGCCTCCTTGGCCGCGTTCTGGTACTCCTCCTTCTCGTCCAccagcttcagcagctcctCCCGCAGCTTGTCCTCGGTGATGTTCTTCTGGCAGTACTGTAGCTTCTTCTCCAGCATATCGATCCGACTCAGCAGCCGATCCTCGTCGATCATCGCCTGCCAGCCCAGGAAGGAATTTTGCCTACAAATGCACGCAGTTACAAAACAGTCAAACATAGAACGCTCTTCAAAGCCCtctccagcgcagcgcaaactcACTTGGTCGACTCAACCATCTTCTGCAGGCTGATCAGCTTCGTCTCGAGTATCTGTTCGCGCTGATTCGCCTCCTGGATGTACTGATTCAATCGGTACAGATCGACCGGCGGTATGATGGCGCTCTGACCCCCGATGCCCACCTTCTGGCTGGCCTTCGTTTCCCGGCCGTCCGGCAGGAAGAGCTTGAGCGTGGCCGTAATGCAGCCGTGCGTTTCGCGCCGCGTATTCTCCATAACGTCCACGCCGAACTGCACGATGTCGCCCGAGCTGATCTCGTGCGGCTCCGACTCGGTGCACGTCTGGCTGAGGCGAATGTTGTTGATGAACGTGCCATTGCTGCTGCCCGTATCCTGCAGAGTGACGAAGGAAAATCGAGAATTAGCGATATTGTAATCGATTATAATGCTCCCACACTGCCACACACTTACCTTGATGAAGAAACGACCATCTTTGTACCACAGCACAGCATGGTTGCGCGACAGCACCTTGCAGTCGAAGATTGCATTGTTTTCCGAGACGCGTATTCTCGCCACCGACCGTCCTACCTTAGCTTGGGCGCCGGGCTCAAGGTAAAGTGTTCGATTCTGTCCAATGAGAGGTGTGTGTTGGAAGAGAGGATGAATTAGAACGTTTTGGCGGGGAGAGAAATGCTTTCACTCCTTCCTGGCTCACTTACATTAAACGGATGAGAATTCGGTCGGCAGATGAGCAGGGCCCGGGCAACCTGCGGCTGGCCATTGTTGTTgaggctgttgttgttgtttatgttgttgCTCACATTCAACGTGCCGCACgtgatgctgttgttgttgttgatgagtGTATTCGCGTTGATGTTATTGTTGGTGGtcgcgttgttgttgttaatgttgccaagctgctgttgttgctgctgttgctgctgttgcacctGCGCTGCAACGTCTCGGTTTAGTGTCGTAGTGGTCGTCGTCACGTTGTTAACCAAAGGAGTTTGCATTCTTACTCCTGGCGCTTTCAGGAATGGTAAATACTCATCTCTGTTATTTATAAACACCATGACCTGCGGAAACgggggaaaagagagagaggtagagaCATACATTAACAAATGATCGTTAAATAATCCACATCAGTATTGTACATCTCTTCCTGACCGGTGGTTTGCCGGCTACTGTTGGCAATAAAGCGAATAAATAGTAACATAAATTAAGAGCAGCGAACAGACCTATCAAGGTTGcaatacacacaacaaacacatacacaaacaaccCATCCCCAAgttgctcgctctctctctctcgcactctTGGGGGGAAAGGGTTGTCGTTCATCAACATTTAAAACACGTTTTACACTGGGGCTTCGTTCGCTGTACCCGTTCACCGCACTTGCCGCACCCATTTGCAGGCAAATATAAACTAAATCCATGACGAATATCCGCGCACATCGAACGCGCCCTTAACCCAGTGAGCGCACTCTCTAGGCGTCATACGAGTGACGCTAAGGCATCATTAAAACGGCAACGAAGCCTCATTACGGAAAGTGAGTTGCATATATTAAGCGAGACCGGTTAAAGTTGTACGCAAAATGTACGTGTATGTAGACCAGTTTTCGCTTGTTTAATAACAACTTCAGGCAACACGCGGAGCCTGCCAAAACTTGGATCGGGTCCAAAACATGATAATACTACGGGAGAGAGTTACCCAACAGAACACTATCTGACTAGGGGGAGAATGGTTACAACGGTGGTTGCATTGTCAAGGTAATATAGATGTAGCTCAAAGCTGAGCTACACACGCGTTACTGATGCACCGTGTTTCTCGTCAGAGCCTGACTCGTGACTCGTTGCTGCTCGGGAGTTCCTCGGTGCGAATCTAACGGCACTCGCAAGCACTCCACAATCCGCTATAGTAGTTACAACGTGCCTGCTGGTTTTAAGCACGAACGAAACATTAACACATGGACccttctccttctctcccACTCACTACACAGCACATTACACCGACCTCACCCACCTTCACATTCGACCCAAAGTTCTGAAAGTATACTGCATGCATGAGAGGCGATGCAAGAACTTCCTGGAATATTAGCAAACGCAACGACAGCGCAACACAGGTACACACCGATCTAATGCGTATAAAGCATGTAAGTACTCCACCCAACGCAGCAGATACAACGGTGTTTGATTCTACCATCTTTAAACATGCAAAGACCGCTTCTTCCCCGAAATGCAACTCTCTGAGGGCAAACGCTGGAAAAAGGGGTGCAGCACTAGCACACGTGGGTTAAGCAAGAAGCTTTAACGTTGATTGCTTTTTGATTAGTACTCCGCCCACCGCGTGCCCGTTAACGTCAGACACATGTTGCTTTcagctttttttctccaaaaataGAGAAACCATATACCATTGCTACATGGAAGCACCGACACAGCCAAAGACAATCGAAGAAGATGCGTTCAGCAGAGATTATCCCAAAAGCGGCCGAGCTGCGGAAAATatggaatggaatgtttcCGCATGGATATGCTTCACATTATCGACGCCGCCCGTTATGAGCAATGGAGGGATGAGTGTTTGAAGTCGCCCAGAAATCGGCGCGGAGTTCAGATTCCAGCTACGGGAGGGTGCGTGTGTGAGCCGCTGTGCAGAGTATAAAGTGGGCGCGAGTCTGATGTCGTCGTCTTCCAGAGTTCCACAAGTTTATCTTTTCGACCATACGTTCTCCGGATGAGTTCCGCTTCAGAGAGTATCGCGCGGGCCCGTCACCAGTAAACGCTACCGAGCGTGCAAGACACAAACTTTAAATATCACACAAAACGCATAGCATAAAATTACTAAACGGTGACATACGGGGATCGAAGGGAAGAGTAAAAACATGTTCAAGATATCCAGCCATCGCTTGGAGCGCCGGATCCGGTGATCAACCGGATAATGATGCTCATGCAGAGCCACGTGGCGAAGAGAATGCTTCAAGATTACTCGAAGAGTTCACTTCTTCTGCCTTCGCGTAATGGGAAAGTGTGCAGCATAGAGAGACGAGGTGTATTCCACTTTGCAGACGAGATCACATCCATAAAAATCAAACCGCAAACACTCAAACCGTCAACAACACTGCATATTATAGCAAACAATAACCCAATCATAGAGCAGAGCAATGCTTTACTGTGTCTGCTAAACAGATTATAATTTGAGACGCTCGGAGCAGCAGTTTGTGGTCGGTTATCAAGGAGGGGAGCAACCTAATTAAGATGTTATGGCATCATCTCGTCGCTTAAACTAATTATTGTCGGTTACGTCGCTCAGGCTCCAAGAGATGCAACAAATCTAGCTCTGTTTTTGCGGCCAAATCAGCAAATCAGCATGAAGCTACAGCTAACTAAATGAAGTGGTTCATAATTTGTGGTCGTATAATGcggcaaaagaaacaaagttCCCAACAAACTTTTTTCTGTGGTGTTGTGGTTGTCGTAAGCTTCGtaataacaacacaaaaacaatgcTTTTTGATCATGTGTTTGGATACGACACATTACTTTAAACAATTCATTATCTTTTCAGATATTTGTCGCGTTAACCAAACTGCTTATTCATTTGAGTCTAACCTCAAAACACTACCAACAAGGCTATTAATATTATCAAAAGGTCTGCTCAGATGTACTCACGTTCTGCATACTGCAGTGTCATAATTTAAACCGGTGGTAGAGAGGTTCAGCATAACcgagaaacaaaaccaaagcaaccaaccaaccgaaGAGCAACGTTCTTGCTCCGGCACGTTGCGTACATTAACCTCGTTCCACGGCAGTTCTCGCCGGCGATACGTCTCGGTCAGCCTTTTGCCACCACAACACGTTGGCGAGTAAGGGGCCGAGGGTACCATTACGTCGACCAGTTACAGCTGGGAGTGTTTTGTCAACGGGCATTAGAGACCGTCGCCACCGTGGAAGCAAAAAAGTTGCGAAAGTAAAGACTCCACAGTTCCGATAACTGCACGGACCAACAAAAACTTTCAATGCCaacgtaaacacacacacacattggcgaGGTATTTGGCcgttttttgttccattttccatttccatcgaTATTTCTATCGGTGGATCAAGCTTCCATCGTAACATAGTAGCTTTGAAATCAATAATTTCTGTTATCGTTAAGTAACTTCATCTTATTGGGCTAACACTTGGACTCGGTATAGGATAAAAAGCATTCTGCAGCAGCTTCTGCAAGAAGGTTAAAGgccaaaccaaccaaacctAATCAACCGAAGCGTTCGATTGAGTGGTAGGCAAACAGAGTAATACTCAAAAAAGTGCACACAAAGTGAAATTTGATCCACACGTGGGTTTAATACTGGAATGATGTGTATAGATGGAGGTTTGTTGTTCTTATTCTTGTTTGGCCATAACAAAGGCCTGTGCCTGTGTTCCCAAAACTACTTACATCCTTTGGGAACACTTTAACTAATTGTTGTATCCTCCTTAAAGgacaacaaaaatgttttggtATTTTGTAGGGGCGCTCTgtcgattcgagattcgaaCTCACTCATGATGGACGTGTATGTTAGGTAAGTCGTACAgcttgacgactgtaccacggtaCCCCATCCTGCAGATGGAGTTTAATTAGAACAAAAAGCACTACAATCCAATCTGACTGGCACAATATTCACACGTGTGGCCTAAATTGGATATTCTCCACCGATTGAATAGGCATTCAAGAGCATTCCACCCATCCTATCGATTTATTTAAGGACTTTAATT
Proteins encoded:
- the LOC120955405 gene encoding sarcolemmal membrane-associated protein isoform X2; amino-acid sequence: MVFINNRDEYLPFLKAPGVRMQTPLVNNVTTTTTTLNRDVAAQVQQQQQQQQQQLGNINNNNATTNNNINANTLINNNNSITCGTLNVSNNINNNNSLNNNGQPQVARALLICRPNSHPFNNRTLYLEPGAQAKVGRSVARIRVSENNAIFDCKVLSRNHAVLWYKDGRFFIKDTGSSNGTFINNIRLSQTCTESEPHEISSGDIVQFGVDVMENTRRETHGCITATLKLFLPDGRETKASQKVGIGGQSAIIPPVDLYRLNQYIQEANQREQILETKLISLQKMVESTKQNSFLGWQAMIDEDRLLSRIDMLEKKLQYCQKNITEDKLREELLKLVDEKEEYQNAAKEAMYKLHQERHEAVHKQISLEKALCTSEDECSLLREQLTKTKQQLQEMTVCMDTLKSQYDEKVASSEEQLKAKESEITSLTHKLDHFVDVYAIGSSDDEQQQQQQQQIHSSAMSNWLKNSDIKKLEGSEDIIKAICNDTESEITGSDYTEGLTKLQRRINTLEKNFTLLFGGDLKSENESGDSNDLENDTTDPIELTGTTNATTIPAGDAQPDDDAPAGDASTLVRGAENGPAATLLPVECDGNQNDVNSASPTSNRNGAGDGEDAGVGATTQSEQGGAVPEGQETVVGGGATTVPATAAAPPYGGQAADQINQNVLKRNIRLIKNDCMTLLRQVERTIAQKQSEQIIQKAKYDELETELLAFKAELESRPKQDELDQKQQLCDSLAENLSTLRSEVDELRTLNDRCQLEMERMEIELLKQKNIENEKISAMAAAAAAAAAATAAAASATQPSAEETVSVVVKEEQELLQTSATEPTEKSSSTPESESTAKDAVKEEQPHHQQTQETLMMMPTTLLVVTDNAPVAEMPSPVLIPTVPMVDVETQTDAPPEVPVVVVPSMPVPDLPLAAAAPSDATDTSGDGGDASICSNLDDLDDDDEDDDEKTETIEATALYNAPVLDMVIDPIAAAPRDVSVTDKPCEGSRNGGSALLMAYPADDATGDGKEEQLGTSAIDYELAMINHPDVQREEELIAFKEKYSHLSEEHVRLKQQLQQLSQDLSQSRHWLALQIAACIMPVLAIVCYFLIGRS
- the LOC120955405 gene encoding sarcolemmal membrane-associated protein isoform X1; translation: MVFINNRDEYLPFLKAPGVRMQTPLVNNVTTTTTTLNRDVAAQVQQQQQQQQQQLGNINNNNATTNNNINANTLINNNNSITCGTLNVSNNINNNNSLNNNGQPQVARALLICRPNSHPFNNRTLYLEPGAQAKVGRSVARIRVSENNAIFDCKVLSRNHAVLWYKDGRFFIKDTGSSNGTFINNIRLSQTCTESEPHEISSGDIVQFGVDVMENTRRETHGCITATLKLFLPDGRETKASQKVGIGGQSAIIPPVDLYRLNQYIQEANQREQILETKLISLQKMVESTKQNSFLGWQAMIDEDRLLSRIDMLEKKLQYCQKNITEDKLREELLKLVDEKEEYQNAAKEAMYKLHQERHEAVHKQISLEKALCTSEDECSLLREQLTKTKQQLQEMTVCMDTLKSQYDEKVASSEEQLKAKESEITSLTHKLDHFVDVYAIGSSDDEQQQQQQQQIHSSAMSNWLKNSDIKKLEGSEDIIKAICNDTQESEITGSDYTEGLTKLQRRINTLEKNFTLLFGGDLKSENESGDSNDLENDTTDPIELTGTTNATTIPAGDAQPDDDAPAGDASTLVRGAENGPAATLLPVECDGNQNDVNSASPTSNRNGAGDGEDAGVGATTQSEQGGAVPEGQETVVGGGATTVPATAAAPPYGGQAADQINQNVLKRNIRLIKNDCMTLLRQVERTIAQKQSEQIIQKAKYDELETELLAFKAELESRPKQDELDQKQQLCDSLAENLSTLRSEVDELRTLNDRCQLEMERMEIELLKQKNIENEKISAMAAAAAAAAAATAAAASATQPSAEETVSVVVKEEQELLQTSATEPTEKSSSTPESESTAKDAVKEEQPHHQQTQETLMMMPTTLLVVTDNAPVAEMPSPVLIPTVPMVDVETQTDAPPEVPVVVVPSMPVPDLPLAAAAPSDATDTSGDGGDASICSNLDDLDDDDEDDDEKTETIEATALYNAPVLDMVIDPIAAAPRDVSVTDKPCEGSRNGGSALLMAYPADDATGDGKEEQLGTSAIDYELAMINHPDVQREEELIAFKEKYSHLSEEHVRLKQQLQQLSQDLSQSRHWLALQIAACIMPVLAIVCYFLIGRS